Within the Hevea brasiliensis isolate MT/VB/25A 57/8 chromosome 2, ASM3005281v1, whole genome shotgun sequence genome, the region GTTCTTGCAGTGATGCGAAACGGGTTTTGGTAGGAGCAGGGGCTCGCGCTCTTTTTTACCCAACCCTCTTGTACAATGTTCTAAGGAACAAGATTCAATCGGAGTTTCGGTGGTGGGATAGGGTTGATGAGGTATACCCTTTTCCCCCCTTCTTTGTTGTTAGTTTCCTGCTATGTTAAGATGCAGTAAGAGTTTCTATTTGCAATTTGAAATGTGAATGGATTCAATGGAACAATAATTTCCAATGTATGCTAGTCTTATTAGCTGTGCTATTCCACTGTGTAACGGTAAATATGAGAAACCTTGCGTTTTGTGGCTATGTTACAAATCTTGAAATAGAGAGCTTTtggtacacacacacacacacacacacacacacacacacatatatatatatatatatatatatggattgaTGGAAGGTGTTAAAAATTTCTGTTTCACAATTTTACCAACACTTGCGTCTTcttcactctctctccctctgtTTTATTCTTTTCTTTCAGTTCATATTGTTAGGTGCCGTTCCCTTTCCTACTGATGTTCCTCGCTTAAAGGAACTTGGCGTTTCTGGAGTTGTTACCTTGAATGAACCGTATGAGACTTTGGTACCAACATCGCTATATCATGTGAGTTTATGCGTTTTCCTTTTGGATGTCATGTCATTTTCAAACTATGATCTTTGAAATATTACTCAAATATTGAAATAAATCAGTGGTGGAAGTATGACATTGATAATATCACATGTGTCATTAAGAAATATATTCTCCATTGGGCTTTGGAGCTGCCCAACTCAAACTTAAATTGGTTTAAAATGAGAGTAATGTGTTCTTTTAAGTCCACCTTCTACGGATTCTTTTGCTATTTAgtatttacctttttttttttcttttggggACAAATTGGTTGTATGGTTTCCAAACAAATTGTGTTCTCAAAGAGCCAATGGTAGTAGTAGCAGCCAGCATATGTCACATTCCGCTGTcctattttttttatcacaaacaCACAAAGACAGGTATGTAAATGTGCAAGTGTCTGAATGCTCAtatatttatcattaatttattttttaggcTCACGATATTGTTCACTTGGTGATTCCAACTAGAGATTATCTGTTTGCTCCCTCATTTGCAGATATATGCCGAGCAGTAAATTTCATTCATGGTAAGCATATTGTCAATGTTCCTTTCTGCTTCTGATTTGCAACTACTTTTCTTTGGTTTTTTCTTCCCCTTGTAGATTATGATTAACATAATAGTCTTCTCTCTCTCTGtgtctctgtgtgtgtgtgttttttttttttttttttttttttttttcaactcttTGAAGAAAATGCCTCCCAGGGAAAGACAACATATGTTCACTGTAAGGCCGGCAGGGGGCGCAGTACAACAATTGTTCTCTGTTACCTTGTATGTTTGATTCAAGGTTAATCTTATTGATTGATTGACTTTAATAGCATTCTTTAAACCTTTTTGAGATAtgtttttcttctctctctataAAAGGTACAACACAGGCACATGACTCCTGACACTGCATATGAATACGTAAGGTCTATTCGGTCGAGAGTTCTTTTGGCTTCTTCCCAGTGGCAGGTATGTTTGATTTTGACCTTGCACTTTTCTGTTTGCTTATTATTTGCATTCTCAACTTCTTTTGGACAACACATGTTGGAATTTTCTGATTGTGAAGTAAAAATTGATGCTTGAAGGTTACAAACCTGTAGTTTGTGAATGTGTTGACCATATCATCAATGAGTTTTGACATAGAAGCATGATTTCAGGTATTGCTGATTATGACAATCTTTCTATGTTGTGTCCATGACTTGAT harbors:
- the LOC110657753 gene encoding phosphatidylglycerophosphate phosphatase PTPMT2 isoform X1, with the translated sequence MYIEELKEGEVDVRSVDDKLRDDMDGSCSDAKRVLVGAGARALFYPTLLYNVLRNKIQSEFRWWDRVDEFILLGAVPFPTDVPRLKELGVSGVVTLNEPYETLVPTSLYHWLYGFQTNCVLKEPMVVVAASICHIPLSYFFYHKHTKTDICRAVNFIHENASQGKTTYVHCKAGRGRSTTIVLCYLVQHRHMTPDTAYEYVRSIRSRVLLASSQWQAVQDYYLLKVKETGSIIARKSIDFLIREEAKQGTEASDDSTFVVVTDSDLDGYDVGCETVVVNDKMLGELSLACRVQFASQAAMSRISCLWLGCIANHKPSNKKHGSSLCNDQLRSLTVDIRVY
- the LOC110657753 gene encoding phosphatidylglycerophosphate phosphatase PTPMT2 isoform X2 → MYIEELKEGEVDVRSVDDKLRDDMDGSCSDAKRVLVGAGARALFYPTLLYNVLRNKIQSEFRWWDRVDEFILLGAVPFPTDVPRLKELGVSGVVTLNEPYETLVPTSLYHAHDIVHLVIPTRDYLFAPSFADICRAVNFIHENASQGKTTYVHCKAGRGRSTTIVLCYLVQHRHMTPDTAYEYVRSIRSRVLLASSQWQAVQDYYLLKVKETGSIIARKSIDFLIREEAKQGTEASDDSTFVVVTDSDLDGYDVGCETVVVNDKMLGELSLACRVQFASQAAMSRISCLWLGCIANHKPSNKKHGSSLCNDQLRSLTVDIRVY